Proteins co-encoded in one Amaranthus tricolor cultivar Red isolate AtriRed21 chromosome 7, ASM2621246v1, whole genome shotgun sequence genomic window:
- the LOC130817663 gene encoding uncharacterized protein LOC130817663, whose protein sequence is MHNSSNNTPQKLDQSTNGVDDSRMMTIDYLRARLHSERLISKAAKEKSDELEKKVKDLEEQLKVVTLQRKRAEKTALVVLSYLDSIGINDISEAYESDSNEEESEWESNMETNINDELESSKIKGNGKESSGSEHDSTRSSSRSLSWKGRKESTRLLKKSVDSPTQTRTNLALLNSLPRHRLGKSCRQIRRRELRSTIEQSRNDSSNSNAQAVNGLECLNCYLNGLDFSNQESKKSPEKSTERGSRKNDFSHSFQAQTPECSSNNSTHERECNGEMERAIKHQAQLISCHEAQEKAQRDWEEKYGENNDSCEPGSHSDVTEERDETKAAVLQTAEVGSSHGRDHEQKTNVETNSQGKKPLMTQFSSFKISPDADRNVSEKHNFSEMQLSTSTLDFAFSVGTNNQSVLHTPRHSPYCHVDPSHSGSSIYESKPIQNQSGNFALVRHEEHAKLGSVLDALQEAKLMIKQHMNSLPKNGVSIERAIETSIPANTEADWLKLPVRCPGLFRVPTDHEGQVSNQNRFLGPVYPSESFSSTPNAGTAAVQGHPYISGHMGLRLGISRTDPYFTTPVLTPEFDISNRQPGFEFRDNISDIRNANSLPHSSFPDFFPRTSSNQTIYSQFSQHEIGDASHLNTYPSRIMRLD, encoded by the exons ATGCACAATTCTTCTAATAACACTCCACAAAAGCTGGATCAAAG CACAAATGGAGTGGATGATTCACGGATGATGACAATTGATTACCTTCGGGCAAGATTACACTCAGAGAGATTGATTTCGAAAGCAGCGAAGGAGAAATCTGATGAGCTTGAGAAAAAG gTTAAGGACTTAGAAGAGCAACTGAAAGTTGTGACTCTTCAGCGGAAGAGGGCCGAGAAAACAGCTTTAGTTGTTCTTTCGTATTTAGATAGTATTGGGATTAATGATATTTCGGAGGCATATGAATCTGATTCAAATGAGGAAGAATCTGAGTGGGAATCAAATATGGAGACCAATATCAATGATGAATTGGAATCTTCGAAAATTAAAGGAAATGGAAAGGAGTCATCAGGTTCGGAGCATGATTCTACTCGTTCATCTAGTAGGTCATTGTCTTGGAAAGGCCGCAAGGAGAGTACTCGACTCCTTAAGAAAAGTGTGGATTCCCCCACACAAACCCGAACTAACCTTGCTCTGCTCAACTCGTTGCCTAGGCATCGCCTTGGGAAATCATGCCGTCAAATCAGAAGAAGAGAACTGAG ATCAACAATTGAGCAGTCTAGGAATGACTCTAGTAACTCAAATGCGCAAGCTGTTAATGGTTTGGAATGCTTGAATTGTTATCTGAATGGCTTGGACTTCAGTAATCAGGAATCAAAGAAATCTCCTGAGAAAAGCACTGAGAGAGGTTCTCGAAAGAACGATTTTTCTCACTCCTTTCAAGCTCAAACCCCAGAATGTAGTTCTAATAATTCTACTCATGAACGTGAATGCAATGGTGAGATGGAAAGAGCTATTAAACATCAAGCTCAGTTAATAAGCTGCCATGAAGCTCAAGAAAAAGCTCAAAGAGATTGGGAAGAGAAATATGGAGAAAATAAT GATTCATGTGAACCTGGTAGCCATTCAGACGTCACAGAGGAAAGAGATGAGACCAAAGCTGCTGTTCTTCAGACGGCTGAGGTTGGTTCTTCCCATGGCCGTGATCATGAGCAGAAAACTAACGTAGAAACTAATTCTCAGGGAAAAAAACCATTAATGACTCAATTTAGTAGTTTCAAGATATCTCCTGATGCTGATAGAAATGTTTCGGAAAAACATAACTTCAGTGAGATGCAGCTGTCAACTTCCACTCTTGATTTTGCCTTCTCCGTTGGGACCAATAATCAATCTGTGTTGCATACCCCGAGACACTCGCCATATTGTCATGTTGACCCATCACACAGTGGTAGTTCTATTTACGAGTCAAAACCCATACAAAATCAAAGTGGAAATTTTGCTCTCGTACGCCATGAAGAACATGCGAAGCTAGGATCAGTTCTTGATGCCCTTCAAGAAGCCAAGCTAATGATCAAACAACACATGAATAGTTTACCAAAAAACGGGGTATCCATCGAGAGAGCGATCGAGACTTCTATTCCTGCCAACACAGAAGCCGATTGGTTGAAACTTCCAGTCAGATGTCCGGGTCTTTTCCGAGTTCCTACCGATCATGAGGGTCAAGTTTCTAATCAGAATAGGTTTCTCGGTCCAGTTTATCCATCTGAATCATTTAGTTCAACTCCTAATGCAGGAACTGCTGCAGTACAAGGACACCCATATATTTCTGGGCATATGGGTTTGAGACTTGGCATTTCTAGAACCGATCCCTACTTCACCACCCCGGTGTTAACTCCAGAATTTGATATCTCAAATAGGCAGCCAGGATTTGAGTTTCGTGACAACATATCGGATATCAGAAATGCCAATTCACTACCACATTCAAGTTTTCCGGACTTTTTCCCACGTACATCATCAAATCAGACGATCTACAGTCAGTTTTCACAGCATGAAATCGGCGATGCCTCTCATCTGAATACGTATCCTTCCAGAATCATGAGGTTAGACTga
- the LOC130817469 gene encoding uncharacterized protein LOC130817469 isoform X2, which produces MRIKHIASKKPRSRSPRHKISAATPSTPATPQSTSPTPRRKSNVTPATQKKKAHRYRPGTVALREIRKYQKSFELLIPIAPFVRLVKEITHHFSPNIGRWQAEALVALQQASEDLIVNLFEDGMLCAIHAKRVTLMKKDLELARRIGGRERG; this is translated from the exons ATGAGAATCAAACACATCGCTTCCAAGAAACCAAGGAGTAGAAGTCCTCgtcata AGATTTCCGCAGCAACTCCATCGACTCCTGCTACACCACAATCG ACTTCTCCAACTCCAAGAAGAAAATCGAATGTTACTCCTGCTACTCAAA AGAAGAAGGCCCACCGTTATAGGCCGGGAACTGTGGCGCTCCGGGAAATACGAAAATATCAGAAATCTTTTGAGCTGTTGATTCCTATTGCGCCCTTTGTTCGACTC GTCAAGGAGATAACTCATCATTTCTCACCTAATATTGGTCGTTGGCAGGCTGAAGCCCTGGTTGCCCTTCAACAG GCCTCAGAAGATTTGATTGTTAATCTATTTGAAGATGGTATGCTTTGTGCTATTCATGCCAAACGAGTTACACTCA TGAAAAAGGATTTGGAGCTTGCCCGAAGGATCGGTGGAAGAGAAAGGGGATG A
- the LOC130817469 gene encoding uncharacterized protein LOC130817469 isoform X1 gives MRIKHIASKKPRSRSPRHKISAATPSTPATPQSTSPTPRRKSNVTPATQKKKAHRYRPGTVALREIRKYQKSFELLIPIAPFVRLVKEITHHFSPNIGRWQAEALVALQQASEDLIVNLFEDGMLCAIHAKRVTLMKKDLELARRIGGRERGW, from the exons ATGAGAATCAAACACATCGCTTCCAAGAAACCAAGGAGTAGAAGTCCTCgtcata AGATTTCCGCAGCAACTCCATCGACTCCTGCTACACCACAATCG ACTTCTCCAACTCCAAGAAGAAAATCGAATGTTACTCCTGCTACTCAAA AGAAGAAGGCCCACCGTTATAGGCCGGGAACTGTGGCGCTCCGGGAAATACGAAAATATCAGAAATCTTTTGAGCTGTTGATTCCTATTGCGCCCTTTGTTCGACTC GTCAAGGAGATAACTCATCATTTCTCACCTAATATTGGTCGTTGGCAGGCTGAAGCCCTGGTTGCCCTTCAACAG GCCTCAGAAGATTTGATTGTTAATCTATTTGAAGATGGTATGCTTTGTGCTATTCATGCCAAACGAGTTACACTCA TGAAAAAGGATTTGGAGCTTGCCCGAAGGATCGGTGGAAGAGAAAGGGGATGGTGA
- the LOC130817468 gene encoding RING-H2 finger protein ATL8-like, with product MTSARTNLVMTVIGFVVSTLFIMFICTRLICARIQLRASRRLLRRHIASSSRSNLSAMEGGMHGVEPPIVADFPAKKYGDEYFSSADSGQCSICLAEYHKEDVLRILPYCGHYFHIKCIDIWLLQHCTCPVCRISLRETNEKKRSMQFMPSSRSHRNTDFPSVSRFLSRTSETHRSDPMPENQLIEAARDNLALPEENVLVKDHTDKHVVCPSSA from the exons ATGACATCTGCTAGAACAAATTTAGTGATGACAGTGATTGGATTTGTCGTCAGTACGCTTTTTATAATGTTCATATGCACCAGACTCATCTGTGCTCGAATTCAATTGCGTGCTTCTCGTCGACTTTTGCGTCGTCATATTGCTTCTTCTTCTAGATCTAATCTCAGTGCT ATGGAGGGTGGAATGCATGGTGTAGAACCTCCAATTGTTGCCGACTTTCCAGCCAAAAAGTACGGTGATGAATATTTTTCCTCGGCCGATAGTGGGCA ATGCTCCATCTGCTTGGCAGAATATCACAAAGAAGATGTGTTGCGTATACTGCCTTACTGTGGCCACTACTTCCACATAAAATGCATAGATATATGGTTGCTACAGCATTGCACCTGCCCTGTCTGTAGGATATCATTGCGTGAGACTAATGAGAAGAAACGATCTATGCAGTTTATGCCAAGTTCTCGATCGCATCGTAACACTGATTTTCCTTCAGTTAGTAGATTTCTATCAAGGACGTCCGAAACGCATAGGTCAGATCCTATGCCAGAGAATCAGCTAATAGAAGCAGCCAGAGATAACTTGGCTTTGCCTGAAGAAAATGTTCTTGTAAAAGACCACACAGATAAGCATGTAGTGTGCCCATCATCTGCTTAA
- the LOC130817467 gene encoding cytochrome P450 77A2-like — protein sequence MDFSSYYHLIFISLGVLISSFIFLNSRVKNKSTRGLPPGPPGWPIVGNLFQVANSGKQFFEFVRDLLPKYGPIFTLKMGSRTLIIVSDASLVHEALIEKGQVFATRPAETPTRGIFSCDKFTVNAAVYGPVWRSLRKNMVQNGLSSSRLKEFKGVRNIAMDKLIEKIKIEGEKENGVVYVLKNARFAVFCILLSMCFGVEMSEETIERIDHMMKEVLITVNPRIDDFLPILSLFFTKQRKQALAVRNKQIETLRPFIEQRRAILMAGLASNPTAAPFSYLDTLFDVQVEGRNSGPTEPEIVTLCSEFINGGTDTTATAIEWAMARLIENPSMQTKLYNEIRSTIGTRPVQEGDLENMPYLHAFVKELLRKHPPTYFSLTHAVTEPATLGGYTIPTGCNVELFLPGISDDPKLWKNPEKFDPERFLSGGEDADITGGRGVKMIPFGAGRRICPGLSMATIHVNLLIARLVQEFEWCAIGKLDFSEKLEFTVIMKNPLRAKIKPRA from the exons ATGGATTTTTCTTCATACTACCATCTAATTTTCATCTCTTTAGGtgtactcatatcaagttttatCTTTCTTAATTCACGTGTCAAGAATAAATCGACGCGAGGTCTCCCTCCCGGTCCTCCTGGGTGGCCTATAGTCGGAAATCTCTTCCAAGTAGCAAACTCAGGGAAACAATTTTTTGAGTTTGTTAGAGATCTTTTACCAAAGTACGGCCCCATCTTCACTCTGAAGATGGGATCACGTACTTTGATTATTGTTAGTGACGCTTCATTAGTTCATGAAGCGCTAATTGAAAAAGGTCAGGTGTTTGCCACCAGACCTGCTGAAACCCCCACTAGGGGGATTTTTAGCTGCGACAAATTTACAGTCAATGCGGCTGTTTATGGGCCCGTTTGGCGTTCCCTTAGGAAAAATATGGTGCAAAATGGGTTAAGCTCTTCTCGACTAAAGGAATTTAAGGGTGTTAGAAATATTGCGATGGataaattgattgaaaagattaaaattgaGGGTGAAAAAGAAAATGGTGTTGTTTATGTGTTGAAAAATGCTAGATTTGCCGTGTTTTGTATATTGTTGTCTATGTGTTTTGGTGTTGAAATGAGTGAAGAAACAATTGAAAGAATTGATCATATGATGAAAGAAGTGTTAATTACGGTAAACCCAAGAATTGATGATTTTCTACCGATTTTAAGCTTGTTTTTTACCAAGCAAAGGAAACAAGCTTTGGCCGTGCGCAACAAGCAAATCGAGACGCTCCGTCCGTTCATCGAGCAACGACGGGCGATTCTTATGGCGGGTTTAGCATCCAACCCGACTGCAGCGCCATTCTCATACCTTGATACACTTTTTGATGTACAAGTTGAGGGTCGAAACTCAGGCCCGACCGAGCCCGAAATTGTGACACTATGCTCGGAATTTATTAATGGAG GTACGGACACTACCGCAACCGCAATAGAATGGGCCATGGCACGACTAATCGAGAACCCGAGCATGCAAACCAAGCTATACAACGAGATCCGATCCACAATTGGCACACGACCCGTACAAGAAGGAGACCTTGAAAACATGCCTTATTTGCATGCCTTTGTTAAAGAACTCTTAAGAAAACACCCACCaacatatttttcactaacaCACGCCGTAACCGAACCCGCCACGCTTGGCGGGTACACAATCCCTACCGGGTGCAACGTAGAGTTGTTTTTACCTGGTATATCGGACGATCCAAAACTATGGAAAAACCCGGAGAAATTTGACCCGGAAAGGTTTTTATCCGGAGGTGAAGATGCAGATataacaggaggaagaggagtAAAAATGATCCCATTTGGGGCGGGTCGACGGATCTGCCCGGGTTTGAGTATGGCAACAATTCATGTTAATTTATTGATTGCTAGGTTAGTACAAGAATTTGAATGGTGTGCAATTGGTAAACTGGATTTTAGTGAGAAATTGGAATTTACTGTGATTATGAAGAATCCTTTGAGAGCTAAAATTAAGCCTCgggcttaa